The proteins below are encoded in one region of Sphingobacterium sp. R2:
- a CDS encoding acyl-ACP desaturase: MQELPLNLPEGSRKEVMAYLEPFMLNEMSEYLKPVEEMWQPADFLPDSSRDTFFEEVRELQESAKELSYDLVAVLVGDTITEEALPTYESWLTMVEDVDKNEQGGWMKWVRAWTAEENRHGDLLNKYLYLSGRIDMRQFEMSTQYLIQDGFDIGTGADPYRNFIYTSFQELATNVSHRRVSGLSKKGGDKLLAKMCGVIASDEARHAKAYMSFISKAFTVDPSEVMIAFEDMMRKKIVMPAQFLREAGEPQGEAFAHFSDAAQRLGVYTALDYVDILKELNREWNIDQITGLNDKGEKARDYLLKLPDRLIRLADRMKVPEKDYKFKWIYG, encoded by the coding sequence ATGCAAGAATTACCTCTAAATTTACCAGAAGGCTCACGTAAAGAAGTGATGGCCTATTTGGAACCGTTCATGCTCAATGAGATGAGCGAATACCTGAAGCCTGTTGAAGAAATGTGGCAACCTGCCGATTTTCTTCCCGATTCTTCTAGGGATACTTTTTTTGAGGAAGTAAGAGAGTTGCAGGAAAGTGCAAAGGAACTCTCTTATGATTTGGTCGCTGTATTAGTCGGAGACACCATCACCGAGGAGGCTCTTCCGACTTATGAATCCTGGTTGACTATGGTAGAAGACGTCGACAAAAACGAGCAGGGAGGATGGATGAAATGGGTACGCGCTTGGACAGCTGAAGAAAACCGTCATGGTGATCTTTTGAACAAATACCTTTATTTGTCAGGTAGAATAGACATGCGCCAATTTGAAATGTCTACCCAATACCTTATTCAAGATGGTTTTGATATCGGTACTGGTGCTGATCCATACCGGAATTTTATTTATACTTCATTCCAGGAATTGGCAACCAATGTTTCCCACCGTCGTGTATCCGGCCTTTCCAAAAAAGGTGGTGATAAACTTTTGGCAAAAATGTGTGGTGTCATCGCCTCTGATGAAGCTCGTCATGCCAAAGCCTACATGTCTTTTATTTCAAAAGCATTTACTGTAGATCCAAGTGAAGTCATGATCGCATTTGAAGACATGATGCGTAAAAAAATAGTTATGCCCGCCCAATTTTTAAGAGAAGCAGGCGAGCCTCAAGGAGAGGCGTTTGCGCATTTCTCTGACGCCGCACAGCGTTTGGGGGTATATACAGCTTTAGACTACGTTGATATCTTAAAAGAGCTGAATAGAGAATGGAACATTGATCAGATAACAGGACTGAATGATAAAGGGGAAAAAGCGAGAGATTATCTCCTCAAACTACCCGATCGTTTGATTAGACTGGCAGACCGTATGAAGGTTCCGGAAAAAGATTATAAATTCAAATGGATTTACGGATAA